One Cupriavidus taiwanensis LMG 19424 DNA segment encodes these proteins:
- a CDS encoding acyloxyacyl hydrolase, which produces MEADLGRCMRRFSPLACLTTTPHPFNVLPMCRPDQEARHDSHARCIPFLPTFSARRWQRPRRTAIAALLALAGCLSTAARAAPAVQLGYGFDDSHHVQKAEIAMLWDSGLAWGNPQGWQVDLQWEVNVARWLSDSNNNPNDLWEFGASPVVRIGWWRHTWVPFLELSVGARLLSGTRTSDDHVLSTAFQFSEYAGLGVMLGKDRNFAAGYRIQHLSNGGIKEPNPGTTFHVIYLRYRF; this is translated from the coding sequence ATGGAGGCAGACCTGGGGCGCTGCATGCGGCGGTTTTCCCCCTTGGCTTGCCTGACAACGACACCGCATCCTTTCAACGTGCTTCCCATGTGCCGACCAGACCAAGAAGCCAGACACGACAGCCATGCGCGTTGCATCCCCTTCCTTCCAACCTTTTCGGCGCGGCGGTGGCAGCGGCCGCGCCGCACCGCCATTGCGGCGCTGCTCGCGCTGGCCGGATGCCTGAGCACGGCCGCACGCGCGGCGCCGGCGGTCCAGCTGGGCTACGGCTTCGACGACAGCCACCACGTGCAAAAGGCGGAGATTGCCATGCTTTGGGATTCGGGCCTGGCATGGGGCAACCCGCAGGGCTGGCAGGTGGACCTGCAGTGGGAGGTCAACGTTGCGCGCTGGCTCAGCGACAGCAACAACAATCCAAACGATCTGTGGGAGTTCGGCGCTTCGCCGGTGGTACGGATCGGATGGTGGCGGCACACCTGGGTGCCGTTCCTCGAGCTGTCGGTGGGCGCGCGGCTGCTGAGCGGCACGCGGACCTCCGACGACCACGTCCTCTCCACTGCGTTCCAGTTCTCGGAATACGCCGGTCTTGGCGTGATGCTCGGCAAGGACCGCAACTTTGCCGCGGGCTACCGCATCCAGCATCTGTCCAACGGCGGCATCAAGGAACCCAATCCTGGCACCACCTTCCACGTCATCTATCTGCGCTACCGCTTTTGA
- a CDS encoding bifunctional 4-hydroxy-2-oxoglutarate aldolase/2-dehydro-3-deoxy-phosphogluconate aldolase → MSNQTSPLLQRLADVPVIPVLEFHSVDEALHVSEALVTGGLPLLEITLRTPVALEAIRAVAAALPQACVGAGTVLNAEQLHAVREAGAQFAVSPGLTPALAAGAQGAGISLLPGVATASEAMAALEAGFTFLKFFPAQAAGGVPMLKSLGGPLPQLHFCPTGGIDAALAPSYLALPNVVCVGGSWVVPKDAVAGGDWARIRALAQEAKALRTRP, encoded by the coding sequence ATGTCCAACCAGACCTCCCCGCTGCTTCAACGCCTTGCCGATGTGCCGGTGATCCCGGTGCTGGAATTCCACTCCGTCGACGAGGCGCTGCACGTCAGCGAGGCGCTGGTGACCGGTGGCTTGCCGCTGCTGGAAATCACGCTGCGCACGCCAGTGGCGCTGGAAGCGATCCGGGCAGTGGCCGCGGCGCTGCCGCAAGCCTGCGTCGGCGCCGGCACGGTGCTGAACGCGGAGCAACTGCACGCCGTGCGTGAAGCGGGCGCCCAGTTTGCGGTCTCGCCCGGGCTGACGCCGGCGCTGGCTGCCGGCGCGCAAGGCGCGGGAATTTCGCTGCTGCCCGGCGTGGCCACCGCCAGCGAGGCCATGGCGGCCCTGGAAGCCGGCTTCACGTTCCTCAAGTTTTTCCCGGCACAGGCAGCGGGTGGGGTGCCGATGCTCAAGTCGCTGGGCGGGCCGCTGCCGCAGCTGCACTTCTGCCCGACCGGCGGCATCGATGCCGCGCTGGCGCCGTCCTACCTGGCGTTGCCCAATGTGGTGTGCGTGGGCGGGTCGTGGGTAGTGCCCAAGGATGCCGTCGCCGGTGGCGACTGGGCCCGCATCCGCGCGCTGGCCCAGGAAGCCAAGGCACTGCGCACCAGGCCCTGA
- a CDS encoding entericidin A/B family lipoprotein, which translates to MKKGWIWCVLFATLLAGCNTMAGLGQDIQRGGQKLESSAERHK; encoded by the coding sequence GTGAAGAAAGGTTGGATCTGGTGCGTTTTGTTTGCCACTCTGTTGGCGGGTTGCAACACGATGGCGGGCCTGGGCCAGGACATTCAGCGTGGCGGCCAGAAGCTGGAAAGCTCGGCAGAACGCCACAAGTAA
- a CDS encoding EAL domain-containing protein yields the protein MDPDADDIVKGTAGGRDGAIQPSALVSALTARRAQAGHRAAILAIRLDRFASACETLGPDRSARLRGIVQARIACLLPPGAFMDWLAAADLVVITRLPAGVQDPGQVASRVADDLSRPFALDGFELHLSCSIGVANDHADIPAERSLQQAFDAMLRVNRQGGAGLARADKPVSPPAAPLLAALPDALERGELSLQLQPRADLAGAAVSGYTVRLRWQHPVLGRVAPQDFLPGVETLGLVGRIGNWLLESVLPLVRAAATIGPLRFTLLASSAQLHRPQMVEALAQALDAGGIAPAHLCIELPAGTVPTDADLIDRFAALRRRGLQLALGDFDDSPACREALAALEPDAVTLDARGLGHAREALGRADSLREACRAARRAGASVCAKGIETRQQLDAVRSWGCHSVQGYLLAQPFPAVWLLQTHAAIQQRARALLAPPA from the coding sequence ATGGATCCTGACGCCGACGATATCGTCAAGGGCACTGCCGGCGGCCGCGATGGCGCGATACAGCCGTCCGCGCTGGTGAGCGCGCTGACCGCTCGCCGCGCCCAGGCCGGGCACCGGGCGGCGATCCTGGCGATCCGCCTGGATCGCTTTGCCAGCGCCTGCGAAACCCTCGGGCCTGACCGTTCCGCCAGGCTGCGCGGCATCGTGCAGGCACGCATCGCCTGCCTGCTGCCGCCGGGCGCCTTCATGGACTGGCTGGCGGCTGCCGACCTGGTGGTCATCACCCGGCTGCCGGCGGGTGTGCAGGATCCCGGCCAGGTGGCCAGCCGCGTGGCCGACGACCTGTCCCGGCCGTTCGCACTGGACGGCTTCGAGCTGCACCTGTCCTGCAGCATCGGCGTGGCCAACGACCATGCCGACATCCCCGCCGAGCGCAGCCTGCAACAGGCGTTCGATGCCATGCTGCGGGTCAACCGCCAGGGCGGCGCTGGCCTGGCCCGCGCCGACAAGCCGGTATCGCCGCCCGCGGCCCCATTGCTGGCTGCGCTGCCCGACGCGCTCGAACGCGGCGAACTGAGCCTGCAACTGCAGCCGCGCGCGGACCTTGCCGGCGCCGCCGTCAGCGGCTATACCGTGCGGCTGCGCTGGCAGCATCCGGTGCTCGGCCGCGTGGCGCCGCAGGACTTCCTGCCGGGCGTTGAAACGCTCGGGCTGGTCGGCCGCATCGGCAACTGGCTGCTGGAAAGCGTGCTGCCGCTGGTGCGCGCCGCCGCGACCATCGGTCCGCTCCGGTTCACCCTGCTGGCCTCGAGCGCGCAACTGCATCGTCCGCAAATGGTGGAAGCCCTGGCGCAGGCGCTCGACGCGGGCGGCATCGCGCCGGCGCACCTGTGCATCGAACTGCCGGCCGGCACGGTGCCGACCGACGCGGACCTTATTGACCGCTTTGCCGCGCTGCGCCGGCGTGGCCTGCAACTGGCGCTGGGTGATTTCGACGACAGCCCGGCCTGCCGCGAGGCCCTGGCAGCGCTGGAACCGGACGCCGTCACGCTGGACGCGAGGGGACTGGGCCATGCGCGCGAGGCACTCGGCCGTGCCGACAGCCTGCGCGAGGCCTGCCGGGCCGCGCGGCGCGCCGGCGCGTCGGTCTGCGCCAAGGGGATCGAAACCCGCCAGCAGCTCGACGCCGTGCGGTCCTGGGGCTGCCACAGCGTGCAGGGCTACCTGCTGGCGCAACCGTTCCCCGCGGTATGGCTGCTGCAGACCCATGCAGCGATCCAGCAGCGCGCCCGGGCCCTGCTGGCGCCGCCGGCCTGA
- a CDS encoding helix-turn-helix domain-containing protein — translation METLTPASEATLDFPGLLRYWRGKRGYSQLALSLAAGVSQRHISFLESGRARPSREMVLALAERLGVPLRQRNRLLLASGFAPAYSEHALNAPPLQMVQQAIALILAKQEPYPAVVLDRFWNLVDANAAYRRMFHTLLGGRPPASLADDPHRVNLMLTVFDPDGLWPVIENARQVGRYLLRRVWQELQVQAHDQTARGLFARIADWQPDLVGPGGVLLPEDDGSDGPPPPLLPVVLHAGAFRASLFSTLTTLGIPQDVTLQELRIECFFPADDATRLLFETQGGAHERPVKSGSADR, via the coding sequence ATGGAAACCCTGACCCCTGCCTCCGAGGCCACGCTCGACTTCCCCGGACTGCTGCGCTACTGGCGCGGCAAGCGCGGCTACAGCCAGCTTGCGCTGTCGCTGGCTGCCGGGGTGTCGCAGCGCCACATCTCCTTTCTCGAGTCCGGGCGTGCCCGGCCCAGCCGCGAGATGGTGCTGGCGCTGGCCGAGCGCCTGGGCGTGCCGCTGCGCCAGCGCAACCGGCTGCTGCTCGCGAGCGGCTTCGCCCCCGCCTACAGCGAACATGCGCTGAACGCGCCGCCGCTGCAAATGGTGCAGCAGGCGATCGCGCTGATCCTGGCCAAGCAGGAGCCGTACCCGGCCGTGGTGCTGGACCGCTTCTGGAACCTGGTCGACGCCAATGCCGCCTACCGTCGCATGTTCCACACGCTGCTGGGCGGCCGCCCGCCGGCATCGCTCGCGGACGATCCGCACCGGGTCAACCTGATGCTGACCGTGTTCGATCCGGACGGCCTGTGGCCGGTGATCGAGAACGCGCGCCAGGTTGGCCGCTACCTGTTGCGGCGCGTATGGCAGGAATTGCAGGTGCAGGCGCACGACCAGACCGCACGCGGCTTGTTCGCACGCATTGCGGACTGGCAGCCGGACCTGGTCGGTCCCGGCGGCGTGCTGCTGCCGGAGGATGACGGCAGCGACGGGCCGCCGCCGCCGCTGTTGCCCGTGGTGCTCCATGCCGGTGCGTTTCGTGCATCGTTGTTCTCGACGCTGACCACGCTCGGCATTCCGCAGGATGTCACGCTGCAGGAGCTGCGCATCGAATGCTTCTTCCCGGCGGACGACGCGACCCGCCTCCTGTTTGAAACGCAGGGCGGGGCGCATGAGCGGCCGGTCAAAAGCGGTAGCGCAGATAGATGA
- the ribB gene encoding 3,4-dihydroxy-2-butanone-4-phosphate synthase: MSSFSTEAIVPAVSAEIPPPATVAAIAGADARALELRIEQALEAMREGRPVVLLDDDDRENEADLILAAERLTHANMAMMIRECSGIVCLCLPTDKVRRLGLRPMVEHNRSQYGTAFTVSIEAREGVSTGVSAADRITTIRAAIAEDAGADAVVSPGHVFPLVARDGGVLERRGHTEGSVDLARMAGLSPAAVLCELMNPDGTMARRAEALAFADMYRLPVLTIEDLVAWRRLHG, from the coding sequence ATGTCCAGCTTTTCCACCGAAGCCATTGTTCCCGCGGTGTCCGCGGAAATCCCTCCCCCTGCCACGGTCGCCGCAATTGCCGGCGCCGACGCGCGCGCGCTGGAATTGCGTATCGAACAGGCCCTCGAGGCCATGCGCGAAGGCCGGCCCGTGGTGCTGCTCGATGACGACGACCGCGAGAACGAGGCCGACCTGATCCTTGCCGCCGAGCGCCTGACCCATGCCAACATGGCCATGATGATTCGCGAATGCAGCGGCATCGTGTGCCTGTGCCTGCCGACGGACAAGGTGCGCCGCCTGGGCCTGCGGCCGATGGTCGAGCACAACCGTAGCCAGTACGGCACTGCCTTTACCGTTTCGATCGAAGCCCGCGAGGGGGTGAGCACGGGCGTCAGCGCGGCCGACCGGATCACCACCATCCGCGCGGCGATTGCCGAGGATGCGGGCGCCGATGCCGTGGTCAGTCCCGGCCATGTGTTCCCGCTGGTGGCGCGCGACGGCGGCGTGCTGGAGCGCCGCGGCCATACCGAAGGCTCAGTCGACCTGGCGCGCATGGCAGGGCTGTCGCCCGCTGCCGTGCTGTGCGAGCTGATGAACCCGGATGGCACCATGGCCCGGCGCGCCGAAGCCCTCGCCTTTGCCGACATGTACCGGTTGCCGGTGCTGACCATCGAGGACCTGGTCGCCTGGCGACGCCTGCACGGCTGA
- a CDS encoding RT0821/Lpp0805 family surface protein — protein MLTRQTSSPASLARPTLRAALAGALGAALLFAAAAPAHAYFDNYLSGTIIGTLNDKEGASLAKSVRSALNDTADGQSVAWTFPAAGRRQQIDGTITPVESKTDKGQPCRRLKSELKRGSAEEHWSGWFCKQPNGQWKSRHVGE, from the coding sequence ATGCTGACCCGGCAAACCTCTTCCCCTGCCAGCCTCGCCCGTCCCACCCTGCGTGCCGCCCTGGCGGGCGCGCTGGGGGCTGCGCTGCTGTTCGCTGCCGCCGCACCGGCGCACGCTTACTTCGACAACTACCTGAGCGGCACCATCATCGGCACGCTCAACGACAAGGAAGGCGCGTCGCTGGCCAAGTCAGTGCGGTCTGCGCTGAACGACACCGCCGATGGCCAGTCCGTGGCATGGACCTTTCCGGCCGCCGGACGGCGCCAGCAGATCGACGGCACCATCACCCCGGTCGAGAGCAAGACAGACAAGGGCCAGCCGTGCCGGCGCCTGAAGTCGGAGCTCAAGCGCGGCAGCGCCGAAGAGCACTGGAGCGGCTGGTTCTGCAAGCAGCCCAACGGGCAATGGAAGTCGCGCCACGTGGGCGAATAA
- a CDS encoding hemolysin family protein, whose translation MEIAILLALILLNGLFAMSEIALVTARKARLQRQIENGDRGAIAAAKLGEDPTRFLSTVQIGITSIGVLNGVVGESTLAQPLGAWLQGFGVSETTAGYVATAIVVAGLTYFSIVLGELVPKRLGQMAPETIARLVARPIGWLAVASTPFVKLLSSSTRLVLRLLGTQVDRGPGVTEEEIHALLVEGSEAGVIEQHEHTMVRNVFRLDDRQLASLMVPRGDVVYLDVEASMEENLRRIEESDHSRFPVVRGGMHDIIGVVSARQLLARRLRGEEADLQAAVQPAVFVPESVTGMELLENFRASGGQIAFVIDEYGEVLGLVTLQDLIEAITGEFKAEAAGEQWAVQRDDGSWLLDGLIPIPELKDRIGLRQVPEEEKERYHTLSGMLLLLLGRLPQIADTVQWGDWRFEIVDMDGKRIDKVLAERLPPQDGPEEETTG comes from the coding sequence ATGGAAATTGCCATATTACTGGCGCTGATTCTGCTGAACGGCCTGTTTGCGATGTCAGAAATTGCACTCGTGACAGCCCGCAAGGCACGCCTGCAACGCCAGATCGAGAACGGCGACCGCGGCGCCATTGCCGCGGCGAAGCTGGGGGAGGACCCCACCCGCTTCCTCTCGACCGTGCAGATCGGCATTACCTCGATCGGCGTGCTGAACGGCGTGGTCGGCGAATCCACGCTGGCGCAGCCGCTGGGCGCGTGGCTGCAGGGTTTCGGCGTCTCCGAAACCACCGCCGGCTATGTGGCCACCGCAATCGTGGTGGCGGGCCTGACCTATTTTTCCATCGTGCTGGGCGAACTGGTGCCGAAGCGACTGGGCCAGATGGCGCCCGAGACCATCGCACGGCTGGTGGCGCGCCCGATCGGCTGGCTGGCGGTGGCCTCGACCCCCTTCGTCAAGCTTCTGTCGAGTTCGACGCGGCTGGTGCTGCGCCTGCTTGGCACCCAGGTCGACCGCGGCCCCGGCGTGACCGAGGAAGAAATCCATGCGCTGCTGGTCGAGGGCTCCGAAGCCGGCGTGATCGAGCAGCATGAGCACACCATGGTGCGCAACGTGTTCAGGCTCGATGACCGCCAGCTGGCGTCACTGATGGTGCCCCGCGGCGACGTGGTCTACCTCGATGTGGAAGCCAGCATGGAGGAGAACCTGCGCCGCATCGAAGAATCCGACCACTCGCGCTTCCCGGTGGTGCGCGGTGGCATGCATGACATCATCGGCGTGGTCAGCGCGCGCCAGTTGCTGGCGCGCCGCTTGCGCGGCGAGGAAGCCGACCTGCAGGCCGCGGTGCAGCCCGCGGTGTTCGTGCCGGAAAGCGTGACCGGCATGGAACTGCTGGAAAACTTCCGCGCGTCGGGCGGGCAGATCGCCTTTGTCATCGACGAATACGGCGAGGTGCTGGGCCTGGTCACGCTGCAGGACCTGATCGAAGCCATCACAGGCGAATTCAAGGCCGAGGCCGCCGGCGAGCAATGGGCGGTACAGCGCGACGACGGCTCGTGGCTGCTCGATGGCCTTATCCCCATTCCGGAACTGAAAGACCGCATCGGCCTGCGCCAGGTGCCCGAGGAGGAAAAGGAGCGCTACCACACCCTGTCGGGCATGTTGCTGTTGCTGCTGGGGCGGCTGCCCCAGATTGCGGACACCGTGCAATGGGGAGACTGGCGCTTCGAGATCGTCGACATGGACGGCAAGCGCATCGACAAGGTGCTGGCCGAGCGCCTGCCGCCCCAGGACGGGCCCGAAGAAGAAACCACCGGCTAA
- a CDS encoding glucan biosynthesis protein G — translation MSQIATPRLSEPFTLPAAGPGARRRAARAGARIAAWLGGGALALCAMAAHAFDFDTVASRARQLAASPYKAPAQNLPRELRELTYERYREIEYKPERFAWRGTRSPFELSFFHEGMVFDQPVRIHEVVGNSVREFRFDPSAFNYGPHKVDAAKLKGLGYAGFRILYPLNQGKRKDELASFLGASYFRALGKDQWYGLSARGLAVDTALNSGEEFPRFVEYWIERPGVNAKEITIYALMDSRRMSGAYRFIIKPGAETAMEVKSRLYLRENVTKLGLAPLTSMYLYGENQPSPAQDFRPEVHDSDGLSIHLGTGEWVWRPLVNPKRLLVTSFAATNPQGFGLMQRDRSFNSYQEIGAWYERRPSGWVQPRGNWGSGRVELVQIPTPDETNDNIVAYWVPDNPPKPRQAFDYEYRLLWQKDGEQEPPLSWVTQTRLGQGQTRSKEDTSFSLVVDFEGPAFRRLPADVRIDPVVSADANGELLKTSVQRNDATGGWRMTMLMRRKDETKPVELRGYLRNGNTTLSETWSYILPPG, via the coding sequence ATGTCACAGATCGCCACGCCACGACTATCCGAACCGTTTACCTTGCCCGCTGCTGGGCCAGGTGCCCGTCGCCGCGCGGCGCGGGCCGGCGCACGGATCGCGGCCTGGCTCGGCGGCGGCGCGCTGGCGTTGTGCGCGATGGCGGCCCATGCATTCGACTTCGACACCGTTGCGTCGCGCGCGCGCCAGCTGGCGGCGTCGCCCTACAAGGCGCCTGCGCAGAACCTGCCGCGCGAGTTGCGCGAGCTGACCTACGAGCGCTATCGCGAGATCGAGTACAAGCCCGAGCGCTTCGCATGGCGCGGCACGCGTTCGCCGTTCGAGCTGTCGTTCTTCCACGAGGGCATGGTGTTCGACCAGCCCGTGCGTATCCATGAAGTGGTGGGCAACAGCGTGCGGGAATTCCGCTTCGACCCTTCCGCGTTCAACTACGGCCCGCACAAGGTTGATGCCGCCAAGCTGAAGGGGCTGGGCTACGCCGGCTTCCGCATCCTGTATCCGCTCAACCAGGGCAAGCGCAAGGACGAGCTGGCGTCGTTCCTCGGCGCCAGCTACTTCCGCGCGCTGGGCAAGGACCAGTGGTACGGGCTTTCGGCCCGTGGCCTGGCAGTGGATACCGCGCTCAACTCGGGCGAGGAATTCCCGCGCTTCGTTGAATACTGGATCGAGCGCCCCGGCGTCAACGCCAAGGAAATCACCATCTATGCCCTGATGGACTCGCGCCGCATGAGCGGGGCGTACCGTTTCATCATCAAGCCGGGTGCGGAGACCGCGATGGAGGTCAAGTCGCGCCTCTACCTGCGCGAGAACGTGACCAAGCTCGGCCTGGCGCCGCTGACCAGCATGTACCTGTACGGCGAGAACCAGCCGTCGCCAGCGCAGGATTTCCGCCCCGAGGTGCACGACTCGGACGGCCTGTCGATCCACCTGGGCACCGGCGAATGGGTCTGGCGTCCGCTGGTCAATCCCAAGCGTCTGCTGGTGACGTCGTTTGCCGCGACCAATCCGCAGGGGTTCGGGCTGATGCAGCGCGACCGCAGCTTCAACAGCTACCAGGAAATCGGCGCGTGGTATGAGCGCCGGCCCAGCGGCTGGGTGCAACCGCGCGGCAACTGGGGCTCGGGCCGGGTGGAACTGGTGCAGATCCCGACGCCGGACGAAACCAACGACAACATCGTTGCGTACTGGGTGCCTGACAACCCGCCCAAGCCCAGGCAAGCCTTCGACTACGAGTACCGCCTGCTGTGGCAGAAGGACGGCGAGCAAGAGCCGCCGCTGTCGTGGGTGACCCAGACCCGCCTGGGCCAGGGGCAGACGCGCAGCAAGGAAGACACGAGCTTTTCGCTGGTGGTGGACTTCGAAGGCCCGGCCTTCCGCAGGCTGCCGGCGGACGTGCGCATCGACCCGGTGGTTTCGGCCGATGCCAACGGCGAGCTGTTGAAGACGTCGGTGCAGCGCAATGACGCGACCGGCGGCTGGCGCATGACCATGCTGATGCGCCGCAAGGACGAAACCAAGCCGGTAGAGTTGCGCGGCTATCTTCGCAACGGCAATACAACCCTGTCCGAGACGTGGAGCTACATCTTACCCCCCGGCTAA
- a CDS encoding surface-adhesin E family protein, with protein sequence MMFRIVKHAAALAGCVLGLAMPQAHADDGAAPAADAPASASRPAAAAGLYECQIAGTGTVFRSTPKEGCRLVAAPDPGAPDPQRWLPLMGANGVISYFDQSAVRRQGTQVGVVVMRNSPSGVIRTASGEPIRSSLKRMVLNCATSMFAVVEQTLYSKRFARGDSLYTIRAPQYGTFQVAGPGTIAGELLRKLCR encoded by the coding sequence ATGATGTTCCGCATTGTTAAACACGCAGCAGCGCTCGCTGGCTGCGTGTTAGGCCTGGCCATGCCGCAGGCGCACGCCGATGACGGCGCCGCACCGGCCGCTGACGCGCCGGCCTCTGCATCCCGTCCGGCCGCTGCCGCTGGCCTCTACGAATGCCAGATCGCCGGCACCGGCACCGTGTTCCGCTCGACGCCCAAGGAAGGCTGCCGCCTGGTCGCCGCGCCCGATCCCGGCGCACCCGACCCGCAGCGCTGGCTGCCGCTGATGGGTGCCAATGGCGTGATTTCCTATTTCGATCAATCGGCGGTGCGCCGCCAGGGCACGCAGGTTGGCGTGGTGGTGATGCGCAATTCGCCGTCAGGCGTGATCCGCACCGCCAGCGGCGAACCGATCCGTTCTTCGCTCAAACGCATGGTGCTGAACTGCGCCACGTCGATGTTCGCCGTGGTCGAGCAAACGCTCTATAGCAAGCGCTTTGCGCGCGGCGATTCCCTCTATACCATCCGCGCGCCGCAATACGGCACCTTCCAGGTGGCCGGCCCCGGCACCATCGCCGGGGAACTGCTGCGCAAGCTATGCCGCTAG